The following coding sequences are from one Vicugna pacos chromosome 19, VicPac4, whole genome shotgun sequence window:
- the THBD gene encoding thrombomodulin, with the protein MLRVLFLGVLAPAGLGLPAPLQPRPLGSQCIERDCFALFQGPATFLAASQACERLQGHLMTVRSSVAAEVISLLLSGGGLRLWIGLQLPPDCGDPGHRGPLRGFQWVTGDNRTSYSKWARPQSDGAPLCGPLCVAISAAGDPAPMEPAWEEQQCGAEADGFLCELHYAASCRPLAVEPGAAAAGVAVTYSTPFGDRGADFQALPVGSSAAVAPLGLELECAAPPGEAEGRWVRETPGAWACSVESGGCQHGCNESAGESRCLCPADAPLQADGRSCAEPAQHRCHQLCQHFCVPGPPDAPTNYTCMCATGYRLAADQHQCEDVDDCMQVPSPCPQNCVNEQGSFRCNCYPGYEQQDGECVELQDPCFGNKCEYECQPVGRSEHRCICAEGFVPVPHDPNRCQMFCNRTSCPADCDPNSPESCRCPDGYILDEKTTCTDIDECSSDLCSGECRNLPGSYECVCGPDSALAGQIATDCDPVKVGGDHAVERTEDGGSGEPPGSPPPGGATPRPPPAEPLHSGVLVGISIASLSLVVALLALLCHLRKKQGVSLAEPEYKCGAPGKEAVLRREGAERTPQRL; encoded by the coding sequence ATGCTCCGCGTCCTGTTCCTCGGCGTGCTGGCCCCCGCCGGCCTGGGGCTCCCGGCACCCCTCCAGCCGCGGCCCCTCGGCAGCCAGTGCATCGAGCGCGACTGCTTCGCGCTCTTCCAGGGCCCCGCGACCTTCCTCGCCGCCAGCCAGGCCTGCGAGCGCCTGCAGGGCCACCTGATGACCGTGCGCTCCTCAGTGGCGGCGGAGGTTATCTCCCTGCTGCTGAGTGGCGGCGGCCTGCGCCTCTGGATCGGACTGCAGCTCCCGCCCGACTGCGGGGACCCGGGGCACCGCGGGCCCCTGCGCGGCTTCCAGTGGGTTACCGGCGACAACAGGACCAGCTACAGCAAGTGGGCGCGGCCGCAGAGCGACGGGGCTCCCCTCTGCGGTCCGCTGTGCGTCGCCATCTCTGCGGCGGGGGACCCCGCGCCCATGGAGCCGGCCTGGGAGGAGCAGCAGTGCGGCGCGGAGGCCGACGGCTTCCTCTGCGAGCTCCACTACGCCGCCTCCTGCCGGCCGCTGGCTGTGGAGCCGGGCGCCGCGGCCGCTGGCGTCGCCGTCACCTACAGCACCCCGTTCGGGGACCGCGGCGCCGACTTCCAGGCGCTGCCGGTGGGCAGCTCGGCTGCCGTGGCgcccctggggctggagctggagtgCGCGGCGCCGCCCGGGGAGGCTGAGGGGCGCTGGGTCCGGGAGACGCCGGGCGCCTGGGCCTGCAGCGTGGAGAGCGGCGGCTGCCAGCACGGGTGCAACGAGAGCGCCGGGGAGTCGCGCTGCCTCTGCCCGGCAGACGCCCCCCTGCAGGCGGACGGGCGCTCCTGCGCGGAGCCAGCGCAGCACCGGTGCCACCAACTCTGCCAGCATTTCTGCGTCCCCGGCCCCCCGGACGCGCCCACCAACTACACGTGCATGTGCGCCACCGGCTACCGGCTGGCTGCCGACCAGCACCAGTGCGAGGACGTGGACGACTGCATGCAGGTGCCCAGTCCCTGCCCGCAGAACTGTGTCAACGAGCAGGGCAGCTTCCGTTGCAACTGCTACCCTGGTTACGAGCAGCAGGACGGCGAGTGCGTGGAGCTCCAGGACCCGTGCTTTGGGAACAAGTGTGAATACGAGTGCCAGCCCGTGGGCCGGTCCGAGCACCGCTGCATCTGCGCCGAGGGCTTCGTGCCTGTGCCCCACGACCCCAACAGGTGCCAGATGTTCTGCAACCGCACGTCGTGCCCGGCGGACTGCGACCCCAACAGCCCGGAGTCCTGCCGGTGCCCGGACGGCTACATCCTGGACGAGAAGACCACGTGCACGGACATCGACGAGTGCAGCAGTGACCTCTGCTCCGGCGAGTGCCGCAACCTCCCCGGCTCCTACGAGTGCGTCTGCGGGCCCGACTCCGCGCTCGCCGGCCAGATCGCCACTGACTGCGACCCCGTCAAGGTGGGCGGCGACCACGCCGTGGAGCGCACCGAGGACGGCGGCTCCGGGGAGCCCCCGGGCAGCCCGCCCCCCGGCGgcgccaccccccgccccccgcccgcggAGCCCCTGCACTCCGGCGTGCTGGTGGGCATCTCCATCGCCAGCCTGTCTCTGGTCGTGGCGCTTCTGGCGCTCCTCTGCCACCTGCGCAAGAAGCAAGGCGTCTCGCTGGCCGAGCCGGAGTACAAGTGCGGGGCGCCGGGCAAGGAGGCGGTGCTGCGGCGCGAGGGAGCCGAGCGGACGCCTCAGAGACTCTGA